Sequence from the Paeniglutamicibacter cryotolerans genome:
ATGCCGAACGGCTGACGTTCCTGGGCAGCCTGCACGACTGCGATGTTCTGGTCCTGGATGACTTCTTGACCACGCCGATTAGCCCGGAGACCGCGAGCGAACTGCTCAATATCCTGGCGGGGCGCGAACACCGTGGCGCCACGGTGGTGACTTCTCAGTTCGATCCCGAGGACTGGTACAAGTCGCTGCATGATGCGGTGATCGCCGAATCGATCCTCAACCGCATCGTTTCCAGCAGTGAGTTGGTCCAGCTTGATGGGCCCAATATGCGTCGGCGTAAGCATACGGGTCCGGGAGATGAGCCGGTGAGCTGAAGCGATCGGTGCTGGCGCGAGGGCTCGGTGCTACCGGGTCCTCGCACCGGTGCTACCGTTTCGCTCCACATGCGCTACCGAAAGCTCCGTCTATACATGCCGGCGTCGGAAGTGCCGGCGTCCCGTTCGGACCATGTCGGGAGCCTGGTGGACGTCGAGTTGATCGAGTCGACGACGATGGTTCCGCCCCCGGATCAAGTGGCCAGCATGGCGTCAGGGGTTGAAGTAGGCCTAGTGGCTAGCGTCACTAGGCATGAATGCGGTTTTGGTAGGCGAGGCTCGAAATCTGGGCTATGCTTGATATTGCAAGATCCACTGAAATGACAGTGACTCAAAGATTTCCCCCAGTAACGGGTGGACATAGAGTTACGGCGGTCATAGCGTGGGGGAAACGCCCGGTCCCATACCGAACCCGGAAGCTAAGCCCCACTGCGCCGATGGTACTGCACTCGGGAGGGTGTGGGAGAGTAGGACACCGCCGAACATCTTTTCCAAGACCCCCAAGCATGGCTTGGGGGTCTTGATGTTTAACTGCCCAAATGAAGTTCGTGGACGGCGCACCCTTCAATGGAGAAGCGGCTAACCTTGAAGTATGGACGGACTATTTTCGCACGCTGAACCAACTTCCGCCGGAGGTCAGGATGACCGGCCAACGCCACCCGCGAGAGTCCACGTAGTGAGCGTCCCCGTTCCTGCTGACCAGGCCTTCGAAGGCTTCGTTGATTACGTCCATCTTTGGTGGCCACTCGGCAAGTTCTCCGCTCTGGGGCCGGGAAGCCATGTGGGATTCGAAGACAACGGTCTCATCGAGGAATCCGACGACGGACGTGTGAGTCTGTGGGGAACAGTCGAGCGGATAGAGCCACCGCATGTACTGGAACTTTCGTTTACGTTGGGGATGGAGCAGCATCCCGCCACCCGAGTGCACTTGGATGTGCGAAGCGTGGGGCCGGGCTCCGAAGTTACCCTGACCCACGACGGATGGAGCGGTGGCGAGGCCGGGCTGCAGCAGTACGAGAAGTACTCCGAATGGCCCGAAGTCCTTTCCTATTACGCCCGCTTCATGGGCGGTCACAGCTAGGCGTCGCGCACCCTGCGGTAGAGCCTTCGTGAATCTGCGTCAATGCATACCAGGCGCCATCCATGGAAGGGGCCGCGTGGGCCCCGCTCGTCCGTTGCCGCGGGTATCAAAAATCTGACGCGGTGTGGACCGCTCGTGTGAGCCTTTTGGCGCCTTGTTGGGTAGGTGGATGCCCTGTGGGGCCTCCCGGGCGGGGTGTGTGTCCGATCCATTGCCCGGGGCCTAGCGTAGCTGGTTCGCGATCGGCCGCACCGCGCTCCGGCCAGCGCCGTGAGGCCACACCGAGAAGGTGCCGGCACCAAGCGCACGGGCGTTGTGCCGACCCGTGCTGCCGACAGTGGTTGAGCACTTCCATCAGGCCTTCATTTTCGTCCGAGATGAGATCTTGCTGGCCCCGGCGTAGCGCCCAGTTCCACGCCTGGTGGTGCGACTTCGGAGAATTTCGGAAACGTTGACGTTGGTCGATTTTGATCCATGTGGGGGAGGTCACCTCGTGGCGTTTCATCGAATGTGGACTCGCGAAAATGCCTGTATTCCTGCGGGAAACCATGCTGCTTTTAGGGCCGGATCGAATTGAGGGTCAGGGAAAAGCTGCTCCTTGGCGCATTCGAGAATCCTCGATTGGTTATTTCCCCGAAGACCCGGTAAACTCGATTCTCGTTGGTAAAACACCGGGATGTGGCGCAGCTTGGTAGCGCGCGTCGTTCGGGACGACGAGGTCGCAGGTTCAAATCCTGTCATCCCGACCAATGAAGGCCCCGCTGGAACTTCGGTTCGAGCGGGGCCTGTCCCATTTCTAGTGGATATGTGCCGCTCGATCCGGCTGCCCGGGCCGAGGGATCAGTCCGAGGGAATTCGAATACCGTGACAACCTCCTGGTCCTCGGCGAGCCCTGACAGCGGGCGGGTAGGGCCGTGAGCTTTCCGGCTGCTGACATCCACCCACCAGAGTTGACTGGTGCCGTTGGGCTGCCGTGGGGCCCGACCTCTGCGTGTGCGATGCCGCCGGCGCCCACTGGTAAGCCCCTGGGGATGCGTAGGGGGACAATGGCACAGTGTCAGGGCTCCGACCCGGAACGGGAATCCCGGCCTTCGTCCGCGAGCATCAACACGGCTCGGCGCCGCCGGGGATGGCCGCGCCACGTTTGCCTGGACTGCCCTGTTGATTTAGTAGGTGAATGATCACCCGATGTTTTATCTCCTACTGATGTGTGGGTCACGCCGGAGGCCCCCACAGTCGGTACCGGTACCGACACCGACTGGCAGCTGAGGCAGGGCGATTCCGGGCCGGGCGCTGCGGTGGGCAAGCTACCCCGGGATCGACGTCCCATGAACGGCGCTCATCCGGCATCGTCCCGGTACATGGCGCCCTGTTCGAGTGACCGGAGCACCTCGATCGGGGGATTAAGCATGATCGCCGCCTCGTCGCGGCGGTGCACCAGCACGTCCTGGACGTAGGACTCCACTGCCTGGGTCAGCGGGACGTTGGACCCGATGCTCTCGGAGATCTGCCAGCGGTGCTCGAGTACCTCATACACGAGTTGTGCCGGCTCTAGCTTGCCCTGCAGCTCGCGCGGGATTGCCTGGGTGATCTTCACGAAGACGTGTGTGACCCAGTGCGCGGCGGAGATCTCCTCATCCGTGTCCGGGAATTTCTTGGCACGGTGTGCATCCAGGTCGTTGAGCAGTCGGCGGGCCTGACCCTCCTCGACATCCAGCCCGGTCAGCCGCAGCAACCGCCGGGTGTGGTGCCCCGCATCGACCACCTTGGGCTGGATCGAGAACCGTCCGCCGTCGGAGGTCGTCTTCAGCGAGATCTCTTCCACATCAAAGCCCAGCTCGTTGAGCCGGCGGATGCGTTCCTCCACGCGCCAGCGCTCGGACAGGTCGATGGTGTCCTTGCGGGTGATCTCCGCCCACAGCCCGCGGTAGGCGTCCATGATCAGTTCACTGGTGGCCACGGGGTCCACCGATTCCTCGATTAGCCCGGCCTCCATCAGATCCATCAATTCACCGGCGATGTTCACCCGGGCGATCTCCAGGTCGTATTCGCGCTGGCCCCCGGAGAGCTCGGGGTAGAGCTCGCCGGTCTCCGCGTCCACCAGGTAGGCGGCAAAGGCCGCGGCATCGCGGCGGAACAGGGTATTGGACAGTGAGACGTCGCCCCAGTAGAAACCGGCCAGGTGCAGCCGCACCAGCAGAAGCGCCTGCGCATCGATGAGCCGGGTCAACGTGGCCCGGCGGAGCCGCTGCGAGAAGAGGGCGCGGTACGGCAACGAATACTTCAGGTGCCGGGTGACCAGGACGGGATCCAGCTCATTGCCCTGAAGGTCGCGGCGCCCGGTGATCACCGCGACCGGTTCCACGCATGGGACGTCCAGTCGGCGCAGCTTACGCAGCATGTGGTATTCGTGCCGGGCCACGTGTTCGCCGGTTTCCTTCACGGCGATCACACCCTCGCCCAGTAGCGCGAAGCGCACGATGTGCCGGGAGATGCCGCGCGGTAGGGCGGCCAGGTTCTCCGCCGGCCAGTCCTCCAACGCTATATGCCAGGGCAGCTCGAGCAGTGCCGGATCGGCCGTGGCAGAGGTGATGTTCAGTGAACCGGCCAGTGGTGCCGGGCTGCCGGAATCACGCGGGAGCTTGCCCCGCTGCTGGTAGTTGGTCGGCTCGTCGTTCCATTGTGCTTTGTGGCGCGGCATCTGTTGCCTTTCCTTCATGCTGCGGATACGACAACGGCGGCCCAGCTCCCTTCCGCTGGGGAAGGGTGCGGGCCGCCGTCGGCTGTTGCTGGGGGAAGCGGGGGCGATTACCTGGCGTCGACGGACGCGGCGCGCTCCTCGAGGCTGAGCCCGGTCTTCGTGTCGAACAGGTGCACGTGCCCGACCTTCGGGGTGACATGGACCGGCTCACCCTTCATCGGGGGTCTGCGCCCGTCGACGCGGACCACTACGTTGTGCTCGGTGCCGTTGAGCAGCGTGTGCCCGT
This genomic interval carries:
- a CDS encoding SRPBCC domain-containing protein, whose protein sequence is MSVPVPADQAFEGFVDYVHLWWPLGKFSALGPGSHVGFEDNGLIEESDDGRVSLWGTVERIEPPHVLELSFTLGMEQHPATRVHLDVRSVGPGSEVTLTHDGWSGGEAGLQQYEKYSEWPEVLSYYARFMGGHS
- a CDS encoding DUF4032 domain-containing protein — translated: MPRHKAQWNDEPTNYQQRGKLPRDSGSPAPLAGSLNITSATADPALLELPWHIALEDWPAENLAALPRGISRHIVRFALLGEGVIAVKETGEHVARHEYHMLRKLRRLDVPCVEPVAVITGRRDLQGNELDPVLVTRHLKYSLPYRALFSQRLRRATLTRLIDAQALLLVRLHLAGFYWGDVSLSNTLFRRDAAAFAAYLVDAETGELYPELSGGQREYDLEIARVNIAGELMDLMEAGLIEESVDPVATSELIMDAYRGLWAEITRKDTIDLSERWRVEERIRRLNELGFDVEEISLKTTSDGGRFSIQPKVVDAGHHTRRLLRLTGLDVEEGQARRLLNDLDAHRAKKFPDTDEEISAAHWVTHVFVKITQAIPRELQGKLEPAQLVYEVLEHRWQISESIGSNVPLTQAVESYVQDVLVHRRDEAAIMLNPPIEVLRSLEQGAMYRDDAG